Proteins encoded within one genomic window of Triticum aestivum cultivar Chinese Spring chromosome 2D, IWGSC CS RefSeq v2.1, whole genome shotgun sequence:
- the LOC123052797 gene encoding uncharacterized protein gives MRVHPAPRKRTIAVQRCAAAALSAAGGAKKLRRLSHIFAKVLELPFAADADVAVEEDAAELRFVAATEGFSPGGACAHALEIHPGVTKVVVRDLSTGIGADDRTATFELDRWRFRLPPCTRPTMATATYAEGELIVTVPKGAVPDEGDGNADGAAILGGSGAERVLVFVQ, from the coding sequence ATGAGGGTCCACCCGGCCCCGCGGAAGCGCACCATCGCCGTGCAGCGCTGCGCCGCGGCCGCCCTAAGCGCAGCGGGCGGCGCCAAGAAGCTGCGGCGCCTCTCGCACATCTTCGCGAAGGTGCTCGAGCTCCCTTTCGCCGCCGACGCCGACGTCGCCGTCGAGGAGGACGCAGCGGAGCTCCGCTTCGTCGCCGCCACGGAAGGCTTCTCCCCAGGCGGCGCCTGCGCCCACGCCCTCGAGATCCACCCTGGCGTCACCAAGGTCGTCGTACGGGACCTGTCCACCGGCATCGGCGCCGATGACCGCACCGCTACCTTCGAGCTCGATCGGTGGCGGTTCCGTCTCCCGCCTTGCACGCGCCCCACCATGGCCACAGCAACCTACGCCGAGGGCGAGCTCATCGTCACCGTGCCCAAGGGTGCCGTTCCTGACGAGGGCGATGGCAACGCTGACGGAGCCGCCATCCTAGGAGGCTCCGGGGCCGAGAGGGTCCTCGTGTTTGTACAGTAA